The following nucleotide sequence is from Pochonia chlamydosporia 170 chromosome 4, whole genome shotgun sequence.
GATCTGAATGCAAGACCGTTGTAGATGAGCCCGATGCAGTTGTCTCGAACGCTTGATCCGGTTCGCTTGATCTCGACCTTGTCTGCTTTGAAGTTTCGTTTCTCGGGGTCGCCTATGAAGACCTCTTTCGAGCCGCCAATTGAGCTAGCTGGCGGTACTGGCGACGAGGCTGGAACGGATGCCGGTGAACCCATTTTGGATTTCTGCGCCCTTGAGGCCTTTTCTTGTTCGACGAGTTTCTTCCATTTGATGACGAGTTCGGCGGCGGATCTTGCGATTTCCTTGTTGGGGTTTGCTCGGAGCTTTGCGACGAAAACGCCAGCTTTTGTGGCCTGGTGGGAACAAGTTAGCCATGTATTGGAGAAGGGTGTAGTGCATAATCGTGGGAAGGCGAGCAAGGTTGGGGCAGAAAATCGTAGTATCGTCCACATAGATCCATCCGCAATAGAGTGGTGTAAGTGACGTAGGGCGTCCATCATAGCACGCCCACTAGTCCTATCAATTATCAAACAAAATTGGCATGCGGCTTACCCTCAGCATCTCCTCGGTCGgcttggcatccttcttAAGGGTTTCGAGCAACTTGATGGCATTCTCGGGCGGTTCATTCGCAGCAACTGACTTGGTCAGAGCCTTTACCCGCGACTCCAGCTCTCGTTGATCCATGGCGACGGCGAAAAATCGTCGATGCAAAGGCGCGTTGTCGATGGAGCTATCGCGTGGGTTGAAAGGGTGGTGGTTAGGTTTCTAGGGCCCGAGAGTGGCTTTGCTCGCGAACGGAGTTTGGCGGACGTGGCCGTGGGGTACGGAATCGTCTTTCGGCGTTTGATCGCGCGACAAGATTCAGGGACTGGATTTGGTGTCTTGGTGCCACTACGGGGGAAGTGTGTGCTTGCCGGGGTTTAGCCGGGTGACTGGCTACCCTGTAGGTAGTTCGGTTTTGTAAGAGACAAGATTTGGTGTATGCTGCAGGCTAACAGGGCCAAGTCAGGCTGGGCAATTGGGGTTATTGAAATTGAAGACTGGCTAGCTAGAGGAAATAGGTATTTAGAGGGGTACTATATACTAGGGCGCTCACTAGGGCTCCCCTGAGCGTTGACAATGTCCACGAGGATATCATGCCATGCAGAACTCAAGCTAGAGTTGTCGCTGTaggatgtgtttgtgttgaaTCACACTTCAACATGCCCTCCATCTTGTTAATACCACGGGATAGCTTGACTTATGAGCTATGTTATAGGAACTGAGATTACAACAGCACTCAACAGTGCTTGGAGCATGTCGAATATTGCACCGTGTTGGCGTCTATGAATTGTAGCTAGAGTTACTACGAACAGACTAGAGCATAGAGCTGTAAATTAATATGTTCAAGTAGGGTATAACGTATCCCGTTGGGAGGCAGTACATGCATGGATGAGCGTAACCTTATAACCAAACCAAGTTCATTGAACTCACATCCACATAGCAGTATATCCCAAAGCCTACTCATCAACAAGGtcccttctcctcctcttaCTCGAGCCCTCTCCAGACTCGTCTCCCACATTGGCCCTCAATTTCTCAACCGCAGCCGCCATCCTCTTACTCCCCTTGACCTTATTCGCCCTCGGAGCAAACGCCTCCTTCGCACCAACACCtacaccaccgccaaaatACCTCGTGATATTGCTCTGCGTTCCTTCAATATCCCGCTTATTCATATCTCTTATCACGGGGACCAACACCTCGTCAGTCCGCTCTTTGCTCCATCCAATAGTCGCCGTGAGGAATCTTCGCAGCCCTTCTAAATCAGGGACACCCCATTGAAACGGCTCAGCCGAATCATCCACTTCGGGATGTAAGTACGCGTCGTAGACAGCAGGGTTAGGGAACCCCGGTGGCAGAAAAAGTTTGGTGGCTTGTGCCTTGCGGAATTTCTTGCGAAACGGCGACGAGGCATCTGCCTCTTTGGGACGGGACTGTGACTGCACAGCGGTCCACCACTCGCGGAAGTTTTCTAGACCAGTTTTCCCAGGGAATTCTGATAAAATTTCGACGGCGGTGACGGGTCCAACACCGGGTAGGCCCTCGGTGTAATCGGACCCCAGTAGTTGTGCGAGTGAGATCATTTGATCTCGAGAGAGGGATAGCTCCTTTTCCAAGTCGCTGCTGATGTAGCACTCTACGAACTTGTTGCTGTTAAACATGTTCTTGTACACCCTGGTGCCTCCAAAGAGGAATGTATCAGAGTCATCCGTGACAATTCCATCCACTATTCCTAGCGTCACGAGCTCTGCACACTGGGCTTCAGCCTCCATGGGGGCTGTGATGTAGGGAATGCCAAAGAGTCGGAGCAGAGCTTGACATTCGGTAATCATGACTTGCGTGACTTCGTCTGCATCGCGTCGATCTTTCTTCTGTTGGTTGCGAAGTTGCCGCAGCTCCTTTTCGTAGTCTTCCCGATTCTGCTCTGCAGACTTGTTGTTGAGTTCGCTGGCGAAACGAGCATGTTCTTCGGCTTCTTCGGCCATTTGAGCCATGAGTGCCTCGTCTTCAGGGTCACTGAATTCATCGTATTCGAGGTCCGCAAAGGGATCATCGGGATCAGTAGTGGCGTTGGCGGCGTTTGACACTTGCGCACCCATTGCTGGCACATCCTCAAATATGGGAGATGACGAGGTATTATTGAGGCTTACTTTCATTGGAGTCCTACTGGAGGCTTCTGCTGGGGGAACGTTTTCAAAAACCGGCTCTGGGGACTCCGAGTCCTTGTGTAGTTCAGTTGTGTCGACTTCTCTGGAGggttgaggagtttggaCATCTTCAAACTCTGGCTCCGGCGACTCTGATGTCGCCAAAgcctcatcatctccctcctcttTGCCCCTggtctcatcaccatccagaaCAGCTGGGACGGGTGTTGGTGAGGGAGGAATCTCAATAATCTGAATATCACTGCCATCATCAGAAGACGAATCGATCTCAATCAACCTGTCATTGAACTCTTTCCGTCGAAGGCGttcttcctcctcagcctccaTTTTGTCCTCTGCATTAATCTCCCGCTCTATATCTTGTTGTTTTTTCAGAGAGTCTCTTATATCCGTATCATTGGCTAGCCAAGGAGGTAATGGAGCGGGTTCATCGTCAGCCTGCTTGTCGACCACGAACCCGCCAGCCATGTCATCCTCAGCAGTCTTGTCACCTATTATGCCAGCACTGGCACCAACATCGTTGTTGGTGTCTCTCTCTGCGGGACGTTTCGAAAACAGAGATGAACCCCAGTCTAGTTTTGGAAACGGCAGTGGCCCATCAAATGGatttttcttgttctcaaAGACAGGTTTCGGCTGAGCTCGTTTAGTCACTCGTGACTTGGCCAGCAAGGTCTGCATGTCGTCCTCGCTGTCGCTGTCGGCTGTATCCTTTTCCTCCTTGCGCTTCGGCACAGAGGCATTTGCTCGATTATTCACGATGTGAGCGATCATGGACCCCCCTTTGCCAATAATGGGTCTTGGCGCATCGACAGCTTTTTGTGCCCATTCCGGTTGATTTACAGGCACGTCTTCGAATGGCTCGTCATTCTCAGACTCATTGTCGAGCTCGTGCTGGTTTTTGAGAGACATGGCAATGGCCCGGTTCAaatcgtcttcctcctcaggATGTAGAGCCTCCTCCCCGGTCGTCTCATTAACAGGGAGGGTCTCTCCCGTATTTCCCCCAACGAACAGCGAGTCCtcaccatcttctccttctaCTGACCGATCCTTCCGACCACTGTAATATTGTTGCCTTCGCGCAGCAATCTCCTGAGCGGCCTGTAAGCTTGCGGCTGTGGAAAAAGGCGCCGGCTTCGGTAGTCGATTCAATCCTTCAATGGGGACGTCCTCaaaatcatcatcgtcttcttcctcggcgtcTTGTTCGTCCTTGGTCTGATACTGAACCTGAATAGCATCGACGTCAATAGGCTTATGGGCTTCACCCATGTCCTTTTCCTTGCTGACGACACCCAATGCCCATCCACCTTCCACGCCGTCATTTTTCACCAAAATGTACTCACGATCCTTCTCTCCCGCAACACGAGCATTGACACCAAGCGTCAAGTCTGTACCTGTCATGCCAACCTCATACATCAGCCTCTGTGTGAGGTGGTTTCTCTCCTTGACTCGTTCAATTTGAAATCTGGAGAATGCCATACGATCAGGAAACATGTCGTCTAACTGATCCTTGCTAAGACCCATTCTAAGCCTGCTCCTCAATCTGGCTGCATTCAATATGTTGTAGCGGTCAGGAGGCGGCAGGCTCTTAAAAAAGTCACCATCGAAATCAATCTTGCTAAAATCATAGAGGTTGATGTCCTCGCCGTTGTGAAACTGTCGCGCATACTCTTCTAATTCCTCGATGCTCATAATTCGTGGATCATCTGGTTTAGCCATGGATGCGATACCGCCATCGAGTTCCGGAAGATGATAGGCATCCTGCTTATGAAAGCGCCGGGACTGcatcttttccttttgcgTCATGCCAATCTCATCGACGTAGGCAATTTTACTGGGGTCGGGAATTTCTTCACGCAAGGCTTCCTCCTCTCTTGCTGCAAAGTCACTATTGTCTGCTCGCTTTCgcctctcctcttcttcaacagcgaTTCGCTGCATCTGCACGGCTAGAAGCTTTCCTGCAGTTCGAACGGCATCATCTCTCCGACCCTCACGTCTTCTCTGCCGCTTCTGGATGGTGGCTCTCTTGAGCGCCGGTGCGCCTCCGtcaaagacgaagacggGCTGGATGCCAAACCATAACAGCTTGCAGATGCGACGAAAGAAGCCGACGACGTGGGAGTTGCGCAGCGCATTGCCCTCTTTGTCACGGACCGCCTTGAGAAATTGGTATATCCAGATGGAGGCATCGACGGCAAGGCGCTTGCGATTGAGAGTTGCAAGATTGGTTGGGCGTGCGCATGGTTGCACCACGGTCCAGAGGCCGTTCACACCCATGTTGACACGCCTTCCCTAGCGATGATGGGCTCAATTCAGGTGCGATGAATTGCTTTCATAGTTCTAGTTGTGTAAAAATGCAGTTCCATGGCTACTAGGGCGTCGTAGTCATGGTTTGGATTTCTGCAGTTGGACTGGAAAGGTTGATGAGATTCACGGCATTGAAGCTGTGGTCGTGAATCTTCAGATCAGATGTGACGCACATGGACCGAGTCCGTCTTGACCAAAAAGGGAATCGATTTGTGGGTCCTTGGTTCGCTCTTGCCTCAGCTGTTGACATTCTCACATTCTCAACTCTGACGACTTCGCATCACAAGCAGTACCATCTTCCATACCAGTTGTTCGgggttttcttttcttttttcttttttttctttcttccgTTTGAAAGTGTGGAGATTCCGCTGTAGTGAACGTTGAAGACTGCTTCTTTCTAGTTGTTTCCCCCTAGGCGAGGGTTCACCACCAACTTATCTATTGCACGAATCGAGCTACCGGCGGCGCAAAGTTCTGACTTGGTGCTATAAATGCATATATGAAAATGGTTGATATATGCCCGGATACCTGTTGCTTCACTAACCCGAATCTACAGATAGCGATCCGCGGATGGGAAACAATGGTTCTGGCCCGATTGGGACATCTTCCCTAGTGCTGTCACCCATCCGTAGGACGGGCTGTGAAGGCTGCAAAGACAAAGTAAGTAGAAGCTTGGCGACATTTTTGCTAACCACAATGGACTTGGCACTTTGAAGCCCCTGGCCTGAATCGACCCGGACATGGCTGCCGTTGATTGTATCCCTTCGTACAAGATTTGTACCTAGGTGTAAGGGTTAGACTAACGGTTTGTAGCTACGCAGCGGCAATTGACACGGACCAGGAATATACTTTTGCCAGCAGTCAGTATCTTTGGACTGTTTGAATATTGAGAGTTTTGCGGTCGCTAGGGTCATCAGCTCCGGGGCCACAATGTTATCTCGATTCCTGGCCAAAAGAGCGGACCATTTGCTCCGCACGATTttcaccacaacaccacaacgCAATGGGCGACGGATTCGACGAATAATATACCGCCGGTCTCTCGTCCGAAACGAAGAATGGAACCAGCCGCCCGCTCGCGGCCTCTCCCCAGGTTTGCCATGTGTGTAATGAAACGGAGCCTGGCCTCCCTCCCTCATAAGTGGTGACAGGGCTCGTACGATCTGCAAAGTTTGTCGAGATTCAGTATTCGTCCGTACTATTTCGCACAAAGACGTCATATCCATCAGGAGGGTTGTCCGAATGCTCTCCGCCAGTGAAATTGTCTGATATATCCCAAATATACAATACATCTTGTTCCGTTGCGTTTGTGATCTAGACACCTAACAGTAAAGACAGCAGCTCGGCTGTGCTCATCTGTGTCTGTTTGCGAATGTTCTGTTTACAAAAAGTCAAGCTTCACAATTGAACATCCGGCGACGTGTAGTACTGAGCTCTGCAGCTTCAACCACTTGTGGTGGCCCGCCCATCTACCTATAACGCTGGCAACGGCTGAGTTGCAAGCTTTTGCTGGCGCTCTTGAGAGCATGCTCACATTCCGGTCCTATTTTACTGACAGGTAACTGACCGCGAATCGTCtgacgagaatggcgacGGGGGCAGTGCTTTCTGTCGGACAAGTCGACCAAGGCAAAGTCGACATCCCAACCCCGGATCTCACTAGCGGCACGTCCATTGAGTCTGACACATATCCCTTCGACGACTTTACACTGAACTCACGACAGCTGGATCCAAATTTTGCGTTTTCAGCACATCCAAAATATCTTTCACCAGCTCTTCTAGGCCAGTTTGGTGGAAACTCGTTGGTCCAGAACACATGGGACAATGGACCTTCTCTATCACAATTGAAGCCCGACGAGAACGAACATGCGACAGCATCACTGGAATCACCCATCAACAAGAGCCCACATGAAGCATTACCGGAAAACCGGACAAGGAAAAGTAAGCCAAAGCGAGGGCGGACCGTAGAGACTACCACCGTCAAGAAAAATGAGCCCCGAACCCGACGCAAGAAACCTTCAGCAAAAGCCTCTGCTCAAAGTCAAGCCGTAAGAAAAGAGGATCGGCGCGAAAATATGCTGGAGAGGAATCGAGTGGCAGCGTCGAAATGCAGAAGCCGTAAGAAAATATGGACTGAAAACCTGGAGGAGAAAAAGAGTCGGTTGCAGAAGCTGCACGGTGAACTCATGGCCGATTACTGGCGTCTCTTGCAGGAGTCTTCCCTGCTTAAAAGCATGATTATTAGTCATGCAGGATGTCACGAACCAAATATTGATATGTGGATAAAGTTTGAAACTTCACCGCATATCGGAAAGTCGGGTGCGACTTCACAAGCTGCGACAGGTTCGCAGTCTTTGAATGAGAGAGGAGGTGAGTAACTGATTTGGTGCTTGTGGAAAGGAAGAATAAACAAACAATAACATTCCTTTATACTGGCACACTATCCTGTTTTACTAACGCGATTACTGCAGATTCTGCATCTCTGTGCGGTACCTCATCGTTTGGTGGCGATAGGACGGAAATGTTACATATTTCAGATGTTTCTGAGGGAGAAGAATCAGAGGGGCAACATGGCTTagacgaagatgaggtcgATACTATGTAATACAGCTTTTCGAATGCGGGAAAATGATCTCGGAGTTCGTCAAACTAGCTACCTACTGACATGGAATCGATACTTACACGGTCGGTGCTGGTATTAATGCCTATCTTCATCTGATGAGTGCCATGACGCTATATAAGCGAAACTTGTTTCATCATTAGAAGAAACCTATTGCATTACCCTCTCACTTACTTCGATGCCGAATCAATCCATTATCGCCCTCACTGTGTCACAACACTAGCAGAAGTATCCAACGAACACTGATGTTTCGTAAATCACGCCTTCTTCAGTGGCTCTTCATGTTGTATTTAATCCATTAATTGTTTCGACGTTAGCTCTCAGATACTTCTAGCATTTTATTTGAGGGTTTCCAATTTATTTAGTTCTTAGTTATTCTATTGGATCATGCACAATGGTGCTAGCAATCTTGCTGGGACGCCACATTGGTGATCTTCTTGTACCCAATCTTGCCAATCGGCCATTTGGGCCTTCTCGGAACAGCTCTGCACGTTTCACAACCAATAATTGTGTCATACACGCACGGAGATTTTCATCCGATGGCGACCCCTACACATTACCGCTGTCCTCAAAGATCTGGATCAAAAGTCTTGCAGGCCTGGATCAGAAAGTAGGGTCTTCCCGGCCAGTCCGCCCGACAATATAATAAACCAAGCAGGCAAGTACCAAGATCTAAAACATCTCTTATGCGTCACAGTTGTATCAACCATCATGATAACTGTCAATATACGGATGCGCGTAGCGGCAGTTGATATGCTGCCTAGTTAACGTCAGTATTACGATGAAAACATGATGCGTGACGTACATGAAGACATCGACTCACCTAGAAGCATTGGTTGTTTAAGTATATTGAGTGGGAACTAAGTTAGATGAATCACCATTATCTGTAAAACGGATGATGCCCCTGTATATGATGAGTTACTCGGGGCTTTTGTACCGGTATTACACGTTGGCTGAACAGTGCCTTGCTTGGCGTATGATTGAGGTTGCGGTCCTTATTAAAAAGCCTCCTTGAAATGTATGGCGGGATACTTTTACTTTATTATCTCTATCAGATAGTCTGTATAGACGCGGCTTCTTTCATAGTCCACGGCAGCCCTCCCCAGCAGATGCCAACAACATAAaccatggcggccatgacaGAAATGCTTCGCACCACAGCCTTGCTCATATTGCTGGGCTTGTCTGAAGCCGTGCCGTTCGCACCTCAGGCTCAGACTACTGTTCATTCTGAAGAAACGCCGGCTCCAATGGTTATTCCTGAAACGAATGTTACCTCTCATGGGCCCTACACAGGACCACCTCCAACCACGATCGGAGCACTCTCAAATACTGTCCTTGGGCCATCGATTCCCGCCTTGCCACCGGCCCCGGATGCGTTCGAATACCCAGCTGATGGCAAATTGCATGGTCCTCAGCCCCCAAGCGCCAGTACAATGCTCATACAACTATCCTCTTTCCAACGTCAGGGAGTATATTGACTTCAACCAAAATCTCACTCGATGGGGTGAAGCCGGTGTATACGGCTTCCTCCCACATCTCAACTCCGGACCGGCCGAGCAAATGCTCCTCCAAAGCATCACGATTGAGGCTCGCCAGCAGTTAATCTTCCGCCAGTTCGGAGGGCAATTCCCCATGCCCGAGTGGCACACTCCCGGTATTCCTCAAAGCTGGGCGTGGACACTCCTAGCACCATACATCTCCAGCTGCCCCTATAACCAGACCCGTTTGGCGTGGCAGAACTTTCCGGCATTGCACATTCTGAACCAACCGAATCCGGCGCGCATCAACGGCTCAGATGTGTGGAATGAAACTACGGGAGGATGGAGCAACACTCTTTCTACGGCCAATATCTCCAAGGCAGAGCTGTGCGTGAATGCTACGGATAAGACGATGGACTGTGGCGCTGCTATTAGCCAGAATCGGAGTATGCCTTTGTCATATCCTGGCCGGCAGGTATTCTTGAAGTGGGATAAACCTAGACAACTTGTTGGACCGAATAACAGCTATGTTACGACGACAAATGTTGTTAAGCCCAAGTTTGCTGCTTGGGTGTCACAGCTGAATGTTACGTATTCGCCGCTTATGAATGTGAGCACCGCGGATAACACGGCTTACACTATTCAACCTAATGTATCGACATGGGCTGGAGATCCTGCTATAAATGGCACAATGTTCCTTGCCTTGACGGATAGCGATCTCTAcgttactccgtacaatcTTACGATGATCAATCCTCATGTTGGAGCGCTTGCCGTCTACCAGGCTGGCTAGAATCAATGAGCTTTGTTAGACTAGTTATGCTTCGAATATTCTTCTAGACTGACCCAGTCACCCAAAGATAGTTCTTTCTCTTACTTCCGATGCTGATTCAAACGTCGTCCTGCCCTGTGTACCATGCTACCTGACATATCAACGACTATGTACTTGGAACCCCCCAACACTCCCAATCCTATCGAGTTGGTACCCTGATTCATCTGGAGATGCCAAATCGCCAAGCGCGCACACTACGTAAGACCCAACGTGTTTGAAGGCCGAGAAGAACCCAATCCAAGAGTCCTTCTTCCTTCCGATCCAACTCATCAGCCACAAACAGAAGTCATGGCATTGCAGTTGAGGCCAGCACAGCACGGGACAGCATTCCCACAGTATTGGCCACGTGCATTACAAGGCGCACATCGCGAGTTTGGCCAGCTGCAAAAGAAGCCGCTGCAACAAGGTACGGCGTTGCCGCAGTTCGCACCTTGTCCACCGCACGGCGTGCAAATCGAGTTGGGCCAGCTGCAGAAGAGGCCGGCACAGCAGGCCACACCGTTACCGCAGTATCCAGACTGTGCAACGCAACGTTTGTCTAGGTTTTGATCTGCCGGTGTGTCGGGTGTTGGGCTGGAGAGCCCTAGCCCGAGGAGGGTGGCCAGAGCAAGATTGCGAATGTTCATTTTGAAGTGGTAAGAGTTCAATAGAATGGGGAGAGTCTCACCAAGTACTTatgaaaagaagaagaacaaaaagaggTGACCAGACAACTATATACACCGACAGTCCCCCTCACTTACTTCCGGATATCTCTAGTCATGAGACAGGATCCCCGCGGCTTGAGCCGCAGAGGCCGATGCCGGTGATTCTCCCAATAGGGTTATATAGCAAAGGAATAGGATTCGTCGCTGCTTTGTATAGTTTGCATGATTGGCCGAAACTATATAAAAGTGAGGCTTACGGGATCCTTGTGGGTGGGGGCTTCGCGACGGCCCGAGGGTGGTTGAAGCAAGCCGCTTGAAGCAAACTTTCATTGAACCCTGATGAGCTAGTGACAGTGGCTGAGGTATCTAGTGATTCTTTGTAAGAGAATGATATGGCATTTACGTCCGTATCAACTCCTCATAGTTGACGCAAGGCCACAATGACAGCGGGAGTGGTTTATCGAGCAGAAAGCGTCTTCACCCGTTTGCCGTCTCCGATCATCAGGAGCAGGATATTTGATGTTTTTCACCCGGCCAAGAGCCGCAGCTGAAAATATGGTGgaacttcatcttcagccGCACCTAATATTGGTTGATTCTGGGAAAGGTGTTACGTGAATATAGGAGCTAATGCAGCGTCTCCCCACGGCTCTGTACGTCATTGGTAGTTGTGAATAACTCTCTATTTCAGGGCCATTCATTTATTTCCGTTTCGCTGAGCTACCCTTAGAGAGGGCGCGGACGGTCCATGGCTATAAGTATTTGAACCACTCTGGTACCATCCAGCCTAGGAACATCGGCGTCAGGGCACAAAGGCTCGTTCAAAAGGTTATGACTTCCCACTACGAAAGCGAAGGCTTGTCTTAAGGCTATAACCATCGGCTTACCTTTCGTGGCACCGTGGTGTGTTTGTATATCCAACATCTGTTCATTGATCTAACGGATTTGGGGTCTATACGCCGATAGGTTCATGTCGTGCAACGTCGTTGCTCATAGTCGCCCCTGTAATGGTTCCCGTTTTGGTCCCATGACTTCAATTTTATGTCCGAAAGGAAGTCGTGTTCCTTGAAAACATGACTGCGCTCTGGTTGCCAGTCGAACTTGTATCCGCCATTGACTTTAGCTTATAAGGTGTTATTGTGGTACGACAGCCCTCAAATTTGGCTAAATGCAGAAATATAACCTAATAAAGTTAATAGGTCAATTTTTATTTTACCAAAGTATATGTTGCCCTTATTCTGCATTGACAAAGGGACATCTTAAAGTCCCATTGCACTATCGCCAGTCTCGGCCTCTTTAATCGTCAAATGTATAATATTTAATTGATGACGTAAATCCTTGTTTCAATTGAGCTGGAAGCCATGTACGAATGTGTAGAAAAAATAGCACATGTCTCATCAGGGGCCGCCTCCCTTGTCAAACCGGTTTCGAGTTTTGTTTCTATTTCCTATGCTGTTTATCACCGAGCCTAGACTTAATTTCTTGGACAGAAACCCATCATTTTATTTCTCGCAATACTTGTGGTGAGCATACCGCATCTTTTGCTAGTGTTTTCGGTCAGTCGACAGATGTATCTTGGCGAAGCGGTGATCGTCCCGCTACATTCTCTTTGAGCGCGGACTACGGACGGGTACTGAGATATGAGACAAGGTCATATTTGCCATTGCGACTTTGACCCCTCCCGAGATGACGATACTCTGAGACGTGATCCGCTGGATTTTGGCTCTAAAACGAACTAAAGCGTCGAGACATGTCGTCAAAGGAATGGAGGTGACGACTCCCCGGGGTTTAAAGTGCATTCCACGAACATAGTTCCTGCATACCGGGAGTGACCGTGTCTCATCTTAGGCGATGCCCTCCTAACCTTCTTATATAAAGATCGACAGGAAATTCAGCCAGTTGTCTTAGTGACCAATCTATCAAATATGAAAGCCTTGTCGATACCTGTAATCTTCAGTCGGTTGTTAGCATACCAGGAGATGGCACGTCAGAGCAATATACAGCTATAAATACCACATCCTCCGCCTCGGTCCTATATTAGCCATCCACACGACTTGAAAACAACCCAACGTTTCTCAGCACGGTCCATCATACATACTTGAACGAACAACGAAGCTTTACAAAATGAAGTTCTTCTACATCGCCGCTTTGCTCGTCCCCACCATCCTGGCTACCGACCAAGTTATGCAGGATTCTCAAGGCATACAGGCTGAGCAAATGGatgctgttgccaagattAACATCTTGCAGCAAGTGGTCAAGAAAGAGGTGAGAAAGTCTCAATAATATACATCGACAATGGACGGTAACACCTTGGGACGGAACCCTTGCTAACAAGTAGCCTGTAAGTGCCCTGATGTTACGCCGGAATGCGTTGAAACCTTTCAGAAGGTTTTGGACAGTGTGAAGCAAAGATTGACTGGCCAGGCCACTGGCCCCGGCGCTGCGGCTGAACTgaaaaacaacaagaagtGCACCGCGGAGCTTACCGGCTGtgtcaagaagattgctCCGAAGCTCGCTGCTGTAGGAAGGGGTCAGGCTAGTCCCATGTAAGAAGGATCAGTGGGAAGCTGCCTGATGGGAATACGAAAACGCCTAAGTTTTACAGCCTAGATCAGAAATAAAAGCGCGCCTGTATGTGTATCCCTTCAGAAGCCGTGAATCATTAAGGTTGCACTAT
It contains:
- a CDS encoding transcription elongation factor s-ii (similar to Metarhizium acridum CQMa 102 XP_007813736.1), which translates into the protein MDQRELESRVKALTKSVAANEPPENAIKLLETLKKDAKPTEEMLRATKAGVFVAKLRANPNKEIARSAAELVIKWKKLVEQEKASRAQKSKMGSPASVPASSPVPPASSIGGSKEVFIGDPEKRNFKADKVEIKRTGSSVRDNCIGLIYNGLAFRSTEPATDVLVKAVAVEHAVYVFFKQEEGEGYKKKIRSLFSNLKTKSNKDLGKRVMSGGITPEKFATMTDEELKSEDQRKTELELQKENMKKAQVPMAEKSISDSLECSRCKMKKVSYTQAQTRSADEPMTTFCECMNCGHRWKFS
- a CDS encoding DNA excision repair protein (rad2) (similar to Coccidioides immitis RS XP_001240880.1), with amino-acid sequence MGVNGLWTVVQPCARPTNLATLNRKRLAVDASIWIYQFLKAVRDKEGNALRNSHVVGFFRRICKLLWFGIQPVFVFDGGAPALKRATIQKRQRRREGRRDDAVRTAGKLLAVQMQRIAVEEEERRKRADNSDFAAREEEALREEIPDPSKIAYVDEIGMTQKEKMQSRRFHKQDAYHLPELDGGIASMAKPDDPRIMSIEELEEYARQFHNGEDINLYDFSKIDFDGDFFKSLPPPDRYNILNAARLRSRLRMGLSKDQLDDMFPDRMAFSRFQIERVKERNHLTQRLMYEVGMTGTDLTLGVNARVAGEKDREYILVKNDGVEGGWALGVVSKEKDMGEAHKPIDVDAIQVQYQTKDEQDAEEEDDDDFEDVPIEGLNRLPKPAPFSTAASLQAAQEIAARRQQYYSGRKDRSVEGEDGEDSLFVGGNTGETLPVNETTGEEALHPEEEDDLNRAIAMSLKNQHELDNESENDEPFEDVPVNQPEWAQKAVDAPRPIIGKGGSMIAHIVNNRANASVPKRKEEKDTADSDSEDDMQTLLAKSRVTKRAQPKPVFENKKNPFDGPLPFPKLDWGSSLFSKRPAERDTNNDVGASAGIIGDKTAEDDMAGGFVVDKQADDEPAPLPPWLANDTDIRDSLKKQQDIEREINAEDKMEAEEEERLRRKEFNDRLIEIDSSSDDGSDIQIIEIPPSPTPVPAVLDGDETRGKEEGDDEALATSESPEPEFEDVQTPQPSREVDTTELHKDSESPEPVFENVPPAEASSRTPMKVSLNNTSSSPIFEDVPAMGAQVSNAANATTDPDDPFADLEYDEFSDPEDEALMAQMAEEAEEHARFASELNNKSAEQNREDYEKELRQLRNQQKKDRRDADEVTQVMITECQALLRLFGIPYITAPMEAEAQCAELVTLGIVDGIVTDDSDTFLFGGTRVYKNMFNSNKFVECYISSDLEKELSLSRDQMISLAQLLGSDYTEGLPGVGPVTAVEILSEFPGKTGLENFREWWTAVQSQSRPKEADASSPFRKKFRKAQATKLFLPPGFPNPAVYDAYLHPEVDDSAEPFQWGVPDLEGLRRFLTATIGWSKERTDEVLVPVIRDMNKRDIEGTQSNITRYFGGGVGVGAKEAFAPRANKVKGSKRMAAAVEKLRANVGDESGEGSSKRRRRDLVDE
- a CDS encoding bZIP transcription factor domain-containing protein, translated to MATGAVLSVGQVDQGKVDIPTPDLTSGTSIESDTYPFDDFTLNSRQLDPNFAFSAHPKYLSPALLGQFGGNSLVQNTWDNGPSLSQLKPDENEHATASLESPINKSPHEALPENRTRKSKPKRGRTVETTTVKKNEPRTRRKKPSAKASAQSQAVRKEDRRENMLERNRVAASKCRSRKKIWTENLEEKKSRLQKLHGELMADYWRLLQESSLLKSMIISHAGCHEPNIDMWIKFETSPHIGKSGATSQAATGSQSLNERGDSASLCGTSSFGGDRTEMLHISDVSEGEESEGQHGLDEDEVDTM
- a CDS encoding rds1 protein (similar to Fusarium graminearum PH-1 XP_011321752.1) — translated: MAAMTEMLRTTALLILLGLSEAVPFAPQAQTTVHSEETPAPMVIPETNVTSHGPYTGPPPTTIGALSNTVLGPSIPALPPAPDAEYIDFNQNLTRWGEAGVYGFLPHLNSGPAEQMLLQSITIEARQQLIFRQFGGQFPMPEWHTPGIPQSWAWTLLAPYISSCPYNQTRLAWQNFPALHILNQPNPARINGSDVWNETTGGWSNTLSTANISKAELCVNATDKTMDCGAAISQNRSMPLSYPGRQVFLKWDKPRQLVGPNNSYVTTTNVVKPKFAAWVSQLNVTYSPLMNVSTADNTAYTIQPNVSTWAGDPAINGTMFLALTDSDLYVTPYNLTMINPHVGALAVYQAG